One Oscillospiraceae bacterium genomic region harbors:
- a CDS encoding methyltransferase produces the protein MTSRELVKNTLEFKNTNDRVPRQLWVLPWARTNYPDSLSKIADKYPDDIVSAPCIYKEEPKTEGSPYKMGEYIDEWGCKFINIHPGIIGEVKEPIVKDDEWCDISQVHIPVEMLTLDKEKVNEFCKSTDCFVMSGFFPRPFEQLQFIRGTENLYMDLLDPPAEMLSFMEKMHAFYCEAVTFWAQTDVDAIMLMDDWGSQNNLLISPELWDKYFMPMYRDYINIAKKYGKKTFMHSDGCVKAIYPKLIELGLDALNSQIFCMGIDELARYSGKITFWGEIDRQHILSGDSIEDVENAVKNVYEKLWKNGGCIAQFEFGPGVKPENAEKVFETWENLR, from the coding sequence ATGACATCCAGAGAACTTGTAAAAAACACCCTTGAATTTAAAAATACAAATGACAGAGTACCCCGTCAGCTATGGGTTTTACCTTGGGCAAGAACAAATTACCCCGATTCGTTATCAAAAATAGCGGATAAATATCCCGATGATATTGTATCAGCGCCCTGTATTTATAAAGAAGAGCCTAAAACAGAGGGCTCTCCCTATAAGATGGGAGAATATATTGACGAATGGGGCTGTAAATTCATAAATATACATCCCGGAATAATCGGAGAGGTTAAAGAGCCTATAGTCAAGGATGACGAGTGGTGTGATATCTCACAGGTTCACATTCCCGTAGAAATGCTGACACTTGACAAGGAAAAGGTAAATGAATTTTGCAAAAGCACCGATTGCTTTGTTATGTCGGGCTTTTTCCCCCGTCCCTTTGAACAGCTGCAGTTTATAAGAGGCACAGAAAATCTTTACATGGATTTACTTGACCCGCCCGCAGAAATGCTTTCATTTATGGAAAAAATGCACGCTTTTTACTGTGAAGCCGTTACTTTTTGGGCGCAGACTGACGTTGATGCAATTATGCTTATGGACGATTGGGGCTCTCAAAACAATCTTTTGATTTCTCCTGAGCTCTGGGACAAGTATTTTATGCCTATGTACCGTGATTATATAAACATAGCAAAAAAATACGGTAAAAAAACCTTTATGCATTCAGACGGATGTGTTAAGGCAATTTATCCTAAGCTCATTGAGTTAGGTCTTGATGCTCTCAATTCACAGATATTCTGTATGGGCATTGACGAGCTTGCTCGGTATAGCGGTAAAATCACCTTTTGGGGAGAAATTGACAGACAGCACATTCTTTCCGGCGACAGTATCGAAGATGTTGAAAATGCTGTTAAAAATGTTTACGAAAAGCTTTGGAAGAACGGAGGCTGTATTGCACAGTTTGAATTCGGTCCCGGAGTTAAGCCCGAAAACGCAGAAAAAGTTTTTGAAACCTGGGAAAATTTAAGATAA